The Spirosoma radiotolerans genome has a window encoding:
- a CDS encoding sensor histidine kinase, whose protein sequence is MHRLITWLKANRKTLLIHTSVWAIYLLINNLLLFSWSLQRAFIVQMPFTYGLVAILFYTNIYAIIDPCIQRKQYVRLVLYTLLLIGGYVAIRFWLFYTLMPALGIKTIYTKSFIVYDRFIPDSLWLAMQYIMFSYGYWFAMYSIGLEREKRFNEKRIAALQAEKAQSELAFLQAQLNPHFLYNTLNFFFADALMVSPRLADSIMALSQMMRSVSEVGYQSMVSVGQELNYIRCYLKIQQYRFGDQLHVQLHITGDEYEQQLTIPPLILISLVENMFKYGDMFDPTSPAVISIELTEDSIRFTSSNRKKDVPNYTQGGLGLTNIDKQLNLIFGTKYSFEKNEINNIFSAALFIDMANL, encoded by the coding sequence ATGCATCGCCTGATAACGTGGCTGAAAGCCAACCGAAAGACTCTCCTCATTCATACATCGGTCTGGGCCATCTACCTGCTGATCAACAATCTTTTGTTGTTTTCGTGGAGTCTCCAGCGTGCTTTTATCGTGCAAATGCCCTTTACGTATGGGTTGGTTGCCATTTTATTCTACACGAATATTTACGCCATTATCGACCCCTGCATTCAGCGAAAGCAATACGTTCGTTTAGTGCTTTACACACTCCTGCTGATTGGCGGATATGTGGCCATACGGTTTTGGCTGTTTTATACGCTGATGCCTGCCTTGGGGATCAAAACAATCTACACAAAATCATTCATCGTTTATGACCGCTTCATTCCCGATTCGCTGTGGCTGGCCATGCAATACATCATGTTTAGTTACGGCTACTGGTTCGCGATGTATTCGATTGGGCTGGAGCGCGAGAAGCGGTTCAATGAAAAGCGAATTGCTGCCCTTCAGGCCGAAAAAGCGCAATCGGAACTGGCTTTTCTGCAGGCGCAGCTTAACCCGCATTTCCTCTACAATACGCTCAATTTTTTCTTTGCCGATGCGCTCATGGTGTCGCCCCGGCTGGCCGACTCCATCATGGCCCTGTCGCAGATGATGCGAAGTGTATCGGAAGTGGGCTACCAGTCGATGGTGAGCGTTGGGCAGGAGTTGAATTACATTCGGTGTTATCTCAAAATCCAGCAGTACCGCTTCGGCGATCAGTTGCACGTGCAGTTACACATAACGGGCGACGAATATGAGCAACAATTGACGATTCCACCCCTGATTCTGATTTCGCTGGTCGAAAATATGTTTAAATACGGCGACATGTTCGACCCAACGTCGCCCGCTGTTATCAGCATTGAGTTAACCGAAGACAGTATCCGATTTACTTCATCGAATCGCAAAAAGGATGTTCCTAATTATACTCAGGGAGGACTTGGACTTACTAATATCGACAAACAGTTAAATTTAATATTCGGAACTAAGTACAGCTTTGAAAAG